The Pan paniscus chromosome 23, NHGRI_mPanPan1-v2.0_pri, whole genome shotgun sequence genome includes the window ttatcatggctcactgcagccttggactccaggctcaagcaatcctcccaccccagcctctaaagtagctgagactataggtgcacaccatcatgccctgtgaatttttctattttttgtagagacgagggtcttactatgttgcccgggctggtcctGTACTgctgcaagcaatcctcctacctcagcctcccaagtgctgagattacaggcatgagccactgttctcaGCCAagaagttgattttttgaaaagattaacaaaattgacaaactgtgAGCTAggctaactaagaaaaaagaagaagaagacccaaataaattaagaaatcagaaatgaaaaaggagacacgAGAGATTTGACGTGTCCATTTGTGTCCTGGGCTCCCCTCGCTTTACCTGTGGCCGCCACTACTGGGAGGTGGATGTGGGAACAAGCGCAGAATGGGACCTGGGAGTCTGCAGAGAATCTGTTCACCGCAAAGGGAGGATCCATCTGACCACAGAGCGTGGATTCTGGACTGTGAGTTTGAGGGATGGAAGCCGCCTCTCTGCCAGCACGGTGCCGCTGACTTTCCTCTTCGTAGACCGCAAGTTACAGCGAGTGGGGATTTTTCTGGATATGGGCATGCagaatgtttccttttttgaCGCTGAAGGTGGTTCCCATGTCTATATATTCAGGAGTGTCTCTGCtgaggagccactgcgcccgtttTTTGCTCCTCCAAGTCCACCTAATGGTGATAAGAGTGTCTTGAGTATCTGTCCTGTGATGAACCCGGGCACTACTGATGCTCCAGTCCATCCTGGGGAGGCCAAATAAGCCCCcactgcaaaaaaacaaaaaacaggttaAGAAAATTACTTGGGTGGGCAGACTTAGGAACACTCTACTCGGTAAAAGCGTTATACAAAGTCATAGGAGAAAAATATGGGACAATTCATGATTATACTTAATCTAATTTGATTAGTTTATAAATTGAGTCCTAAGTATTAATTATTGCCACCATCCAACTCATTGAGTCTTATGGTTCACATCTTGTTTCCTATAGAAATATTCTGTATTCTGGGATCAATTTCcaaatgcttttttatttctgtaagttcAAATTAATGTATTATAGAAGTTATGAGTtaaataaacattggaatatcacCTAATGGATTATGTGActttctttcctcagcctcctgagtagctgggattacaggcaaccaccaccacacctagctaattttttgtatttttagtagagacaggatttcaccatgttggccaggctggtctcgaacccttgacctcatgattcacccacctcagcctcccaaagtgccgggattacaggcgtgagccactgcacccagccggatTATGTGATTTTCTAAATGATAGGAATACGATAGATTTTATTCATAGTAAATGCGtgagcatgtgtatgtgtgtgcgtgtgtgtgtgtgtgtgtgtgtatttggacAGAGAGCTGGATAAATGCCTATGTCCTATCCAGAACTGAAAAAACAAGTTGTTGCCATCATTGCTCAGTATTGGTAACATTTTCCTGGATGTGCGTTCATCTACATTAACAACGATAATTCCcaattaattattataattattaattataattgttaCAATTAATAAACCTCTGCAGgctaacaaagcaaaaaaaaaaaaaaaaaacaccacacattactcatattagaaatgaaagaggggcCATGTCTACCAAACTGTTGAGCATTAAAAGGATAATCAGGGACTGTTATGAATGACTCTATTCCCACAGTTTGATAACCTAGGTGAAATGTATCAATTCCTTGAGAGACATAATCTTCCCAAGGTCACACTAGAAACAGACAATCTGAACAGCCTCTGCCTATTAAGTGAACTGACATTAAGAACATTCCAAAAAGACAACACCAGAACCAAATGATTTCTCTTATGAAATCCACCAAATTCTTATGAATCCTAACATATTTTCACAATATAATCCAAAAATTGTGCTCCTAGGTATGTACTCAGCTGAAATGAAAAGTTATGTCCACACAAAGCCTGCACaggaatgtttacagcagctttatctATAACCACCCAAACTAGAAGCAAGATGTTCAAGaggtgaatgaaaaaaaaaaatcatccataaAACACAATATTATTCTGTGATTTAAAGGAGTTCTCCAACAAGGCATAGAAAAGACAATGGCATGTATCAGAAAGACTGTGAGGGCATGCCTTCATTGGATGAGACACACAGAAAGGCGGCAGAGCAGGGTGACTTTATGTTAATTAGTGAAGTAAGTTCATCTGAAAAAGCTACATAATACTGGGTTGGTGCAAAACTAGTTGCAGTTTCCGGCATTTAAAGAATGGGAaagccgcaattacttttgcatcaacctaatacatgactccaactacatgacattctggaaaaggcaaaaccaagGGGACGGTAAAAATATCAATAGTTGGTAAGGTTTCTGGAGAAAGAGGACAGAGATTCACAAGTAAAGAAGAGGGAAGTTTTGGAGTCGGGAGAGTATTCCTCATGAGATCAAAATGGTAAACATAAcatcataaatatttcaaaattcatagAAATGTGTAACAGGAAGAAAGAACACTATGTGAATGACAGACTTTAGTTACTAATGTAT containing:
- the RFPL1 gene encoding ret finger protein-like 1; the protein is MALSRPDLATQQLWRHERFDVSICVLGSPRFTCGRHYWEVDVGTSAEWDLGVCRESVHRKGRIHLTTERGFWTVSLRDGSRLSASTVPLTFLFVDRKLQRVGIFLDMGMQNVSFFDAEGGSHVYIFRSVSAEEPLRPFFAPPSPPNGDKSVLSICPVMNPGTTDAPVHPGEAK